CTACAGCCAGGCGGGCAAGCCCGGCATGGTTCCGACCTGGTGCTGGCTCCACGACGATGCGCTGTACTTCACGACCCAGCGCGCGAGCCTCAAGGCGAGGCGCATCAGGAACGGTGGGCGCGTCACCGTCAATGTCGGCACGAAGGACGGCCCCGTATTCGAGGGGCACGCGGAGTGGGTGGACGACAGGCCCGACCTGGAAGGGGCCATCCTGGCGGCGTATCGGCGCAAGTACTGGATCCTCGTGCCGCTGTGGATGGGCCGCTACATCCGCAAAGGTCTCCGGGCGAAGACCAGCGTCCTCATCCGCATCCTGACCTCTCTGCCAATTTGACTGAGACAGTGACGCACTTGGGCAGTTTAGTGAGGAGGCCGAGCAAGGACCGGAAGCCGATGCGCACCGTGGAGGGGGCCCTCGGTGGGCCGGCGATCGAGGCCGTGGCGAAGGTGACGCGGCGGCGAGTACCCGGCCCTCCGACTTGCCCACGAGGGCACCTTCGCGTAGCCTGCCCTCGATCGCTGCGCAGTCGTTACGCCTGTGAGAGGCAAGGAGAGGCCGATGCGTCGGGGGGCAAAGCCCGGGAAGGCGAAGGTCAAAGCCAGGCTCCCTGTCGCCCGCAAGGCGCCGAAGAAGGAAGCTTCCGGGCGCCGCGAGATCGAGAAGCGCCTGGCGGAGAGCGTGGAGCGGGAGAAGGCGACAGGCGAGCTCCTGCAAGAGAAGACTCGCGCGCTGACCGAGGCGCTCGAACAGCAGACGGCTACGAGCGAAATCCTCCACGTGATCTCCAACTCTCCGACGGATGTCCGATCTGTTCTGGACGCAGTGGCGGAGAGTGCCGCGCGCCTCTGCGATTCGCTGGATAGCGGCATCTTCCGGGTCGATGGGAATATGGTCCGCCTGGTCGCCCACAAGGGACCGATCCCCGCGGCAGGCCGCGCAACCCCGCCCGACTCTCCGCTCGTCCGGGGGACGGTGAACGGACGCGCGATCATGGAACGGCGGACGATCCAGGTCGCCGACCTGCAGGCCGAGACTCAGGAGTTTCCGGAGGGAAGCGCCCGTGCGCGCCAGATCGGCTGGCGAACCCAGTTGAGCGTCCCACTTCTGAGAGAAGGCACGGTGATCGGCGTGATCAGCCTACGTCGCACCGCGGTCCGGCCTTTCACCGACACGCAGATCTCACTCCTCCAGACCTTCGCCGACCAGGCCGTCATCGCGATCGAGAACGTGCGCCTGTTCACCGAGCTGCAGGCGAGCAACCGCGAGCTGACCACGGCGCTGGACCAGCAGACCGCCACCAGCGACATCCTGCGTGTCATCAGCCAGTCGCAGACGGATGTCCAGCCGGTCTTCGACGCGATCGTGGCCAGCGCCGTCCGCTTGCTACGGGCGTACACGGGCGTACTGACCCGGCTCGAGGGTGATCAGATCGTGCTCGCCGCGCTCACGAGTACCGACGACGCGGCCGCCGCCGCCCACAGGGCGCTCTTCCCACGGTCGCGCCAATCCGTGGGGGCGCTCGCCCAGGCCATTCGCGATCGGGCGCCGCTCAATATCGGCAACGCACACACCGATCCCCGAATCTCCGAAGCCGGGCGCGCCTTCGCTCGTATCCGTGGCTACCAAAGCCAGGTTGTGGTGCCGCTGCTCCATTCCGACGCGGTGGTCGGGACGATCTCGCTGACCCGCCGCGAGCGCGGCGGGTTCACCGACGACGAGATCGCGCTGCTCCAGACCTTCGCCGATCAGGCCGTGATCGCGATCGAGAA
The window above is part of the Candidatus Methylomirabilota bacterium genome. Proteins encoded here:
- a CDS encoding pyridoxamine 5'-phosphate oxidase family protein produces the protein MTTYSQAGKPGMVPTWCWLHDDALYFTTQRASLKARRIRNGGRVTVNVGTKDGPVFEGHAEWVDDRPDLEGAILAAYRRKYWILVPLWMGRYIRKGLRAKTSVLIRILTSLPI
- a CDS encoding GAF domain-containing protein — encoded protein: MRRGAKPGKAKVKARLPVARKAPKKEASGRREIEKRLAESVEREKATGELLQEKTRALTEALEQQTATSEILHVISNSPTDVRSVLDAVAESAARLCDSLDSGIFRVDGNMVRLVAHKGPIPAAGRATPPDSPLVRGTVNGRAIMERRTIQVADLQAETQEFPEGSARARQIGWRTQLSVPLLREGTVIGVISLRRTAVRPFTDTQISLLQTFADQAVIAIENVRLFTELQASNRELTTALDQQTATSDILRVISQSQTDVQPVFDAIVASAVRLLRAYTGVLTRLEGDQIVLAALTSTDDAAAAAHRALFPRSRQSVGALAQAIRDRAPLNIGNAHTDPRISEAGRAFARIRGYQSQVVVPLLHSDAVVGTISLTRRERGGFTDDEIALLQTFADQAVIAIENARLFTELEGRNRDLTATSEILRVISSSPTDLQPVFDAILDKATGLCDANLGALGRYDGERYEHLAHRGASPEFQTYLFSGPRVPGGGRRHWAA